GCTTTCTTCGGGCGTCCCTATCCTAGCTGGGACGTTTATCCGGTCTGGGAGCTGGAAGAAGCCTGGCGCGAGCTGCTTGCTGCACAGCATCACGACAATGACGAATGCGAAGGGCTGTGCGGATTCATCGGTGTGTATTCTTACGAGCGCAGCCTCAGTCTGAGCCGCCATGTAATCAATCGCACGATGCAATTGCTCGCCCGCCGTGTAGGGTGTCCGGTCGCCTACAACCCGCTTGGATGGCCGCGCAGCGCCGTCATCGTTGATCCGGAAACGGGTCAGAAATTTCACCTTCGCAACATTCCCCCATTCGGCTACTGCGCCATCACTGATCACATGCGCGACGATGATCTGCCGTCTATCGAGCAGATCAAAGACAATGGAATGATCACCCTGAGGCGCGGCGCACTCTCTGTCACCGTCAACTGTAATCTCGGCAAGATCGTACAAATCACCGGTGAAGCCTTTCCCGATGGGGCGTTGGATGCGACACGGCCACTTGCTGATTTGTCCATGGTGCGCAACGGGATAGCAGACTGTTTCGAGCGGGCCGATGTGGTCCTGACAGGCGACGCGATTCGCATCAACCGATTCGGGCGTGACGGGGCGCTTGTCACCATTACGATTACTTTAGCCCTGGATCAGGATGCTGTAGATTTGCACTACACAGCCCGCAACCTGCCCAGACCAGATGGTGGTGTGAACGCCGCATTGTGCACGCCGATCGCTGTTCGGTTCCCCTATACCCTCATTCACGATCACCCTTATGGCGTAAGCCAGGTCAATCCACACGGCACATACCTCAAAAAGTATCCAATCGGGGACTGGATGACTTCGAAGCAGTGGTTTGAGGAAGTGCACAACCCGTTCACAGCGCTACAGCTCGTTGACTTGGTTGAGGCCGACCCGGCCAGCGGTGAACGCGGGGTACTTATGCTGCACGACGGAAGTCAGGCATTTCTGCGCGATGGCGATCGTTTACTCCATGTCCTAACGATGTATGACCCATGGGATGAAGATTTCTTCTACGACCAGCTCGACGTGCGCGTTCGTTTTATATCCCACGGTCGCATCAACCACGCAGAGCGCTGGAAGCTGGCACAGGAATTTGCGCGCCCGGTGCTTTGTTCTTTCCAGAAGACAAACGGAGCACACCCGAAGCAAGCGTCCGACGTGCTCCCGCCAGCTTTCGGATGCGTGTGGTGCGACGCCGACAACGTCGCCGTCACAGCGTTTTACCGAGAGTCCCAACTTGAGGACGTGCAATATCCGTATGTTCTGCGTCTCGTCGAGTTCAACGGTCAAGCCACAAGCGTGCGACTGCGCCTGCCAGGCCGCATCGCCGACGCGCGCAAGACTAATTTGCTCGGCGAAACCATCAACCGGCTGGCGCCAACACCCGCAGAGCCACCGCTGGAGGTTTTAAGCACTTGGAGCGCTGTTACCTTTGAGATGCGTCCATATGAGATTGCAACGCTCTACCTAGACTTAGAGCTTGGACGCAAAGTCACGCGCGATCTCGACGCATGTCGCGATGTGTGGGCAACAGTTCACCGTGTCTGATTCTCATGGGTTCTATACGTCATGAATCATCGGCTTGGAATCGGCGTGCTTGGTCTGCATGAAGGGCGCACGATGCTCGTGGCGCTGACCCATCCTGTGCCACGCGATCCAGCGACCGACCCCAGGGACATCGGTCGGCTTCGCACCACCCACGTCCGCGCTGTGGCAGGATGCGACTTAAACGAAGAAAAGATCGCTTCAACACGTGCCATTTGTCCCAATCTGTTCTACACCACGCGTTACGAGGAAATGCTAGCGCGCAGCGATGTGGACATTGTTTGTATTTACACGCCGGATCACCTGCATGGCCAGCATGTCGTGCAGGCTTTCGAGGCAGGCAAACATGTGATCTGCACGAAGCCACTGGTGAACTCCCTCGACGACGCGAAACGTGTGCTAGAAGCAGGCCGGCGCACCGGTCGCAAGTTGATGGTGGGACAAAGCACGCGTTTCTTTGAACCCTTCCAGCGACAACGGCGAGCGTTTGAGCGGCGTGAGATTGGCTCGCTAGAACTCGTTGACGCGCACTATGTGCATCGCATGGATTGGTTCTACGAGAAGAGTCCTTGGGCAGCCACAACTACGGATTGGGCCTTCTTGTGCCTGAGCCATCCAGTGGACCTAGTGCGCTGGTATCTCGGCCGTATCATCGAGGTGCACGCTTTTGGATATCGCTCGTCACTGGCCCAGAAGTATGGCGCTGGATTTGATATCTACGCCGCCAACTTGCGCAGCAGCGATGGACGCATCGGCCGAGCGATGGGTCATTACGGTCTCCATGATCTGCCATCCGCTCGCAATGCGATCGAGCTGATGCTATATGGCTCAGAGGGAACCAGCCTGGCCCAGTATCATGACATGCGCTACATCCACACCTCGCCCGACGGCGACATCGTTGAGGATCCGCTCTACGGCAAGCGCGCCTATTACTTCAACAACGAAGTGCATGGCATGCATTACGGCGAATTCGCCAACTACGCCGAATATTTTGCCGAGGCGCTGCTCGAGAATCGCCCCTACTCCCCTGACCTTGAAGAAGGCATTGAGACGATTTGTGTGTTAGAAGCAATCCGGCGCTCGGCACACTCTGGCCGGCCAGTGCAGCTTGCGCCGCTGATGGCAGAGGTAGGCCTGCAAGTGTGAACGATGCGTGATCGGAGTGCTTACCTAGTTTGTCCCGGAGCTGGTGTCCACCGCATCATGATGACCTCGATGAGACATAAGGCCGGATCCCGCTCGTGCAGCTCGATGGTCAACTAATCAGTTCTAACCTCCTCGCCGCCTCCACTGCAACCCGGATCGCGTTCTCGACGGCGATCGCTTTGGCCTCCAGCACAACGCGCTCGTCCTCGGAGCGCTGGGCGATCACGCCGCACACGCAACCCGCGGCGAAGCCATACACGCCGCCCATCTTGAACAGCGTGCCGCTCTCCATCTCATAGTTCAGCACATTCAGGCGACGATACTCCTCGGTGACGCCGCGCAAGGCGCGCAGCAGATGCGGATTGGCCGACCCGGTGCGCTCTTGTCCTTCATAGAAGGTGTCCACGCTGGCAGTGATGCCCACATGGTGCTCCACCCCCAGCTCACGCGCCGCTTCGGCCAGCGCCACCGTCAGGAAGGGGTCGGCCGCTGCCGGATATTCAATCGGCGCGATGTCGTTGGCTGCGCCCTGTCGGCACAGCGCGGCGCTTGTAATTACGATGCTGCCGGGCTTGACATGAGGTTGAATAGATCCACATGTGCCTATGCGAATAATCACGCGCACGCCGACCTGAACCAGCTCGTTCACCACGATGCTCAGCGACGGCGCGCCCATGCCGCTGGTCGCCGAAAGCACCGGCTGCCCGTTCGGCAACGCGCCCAGATAGCTGTTCAGCCCGCGATTCTCCGACAGCTTCTTGACGCCCGTGAGGTAGCGCTCGGCAATGGCACGCGCCCGATCCGGGTCGCCGCTCAAGAACGCCAACGTAGGCGGCTGCGCCCCCAGATCGCCCCGCCCAAATCCGATGTGATACAGTGCCTCGCTCGATGTCATCGTCCACCTATTTGGAAGTATCTTTTCAGCAGGCTACATTATCATCGCGCCCATGGCAAGCATTCACGTCGTCAACGTGAGCAAGCGTTTCGGCGAAGCCCTCGCGCCCTCCCTGCGCGAAGAGCAGCGCCAGGCGCGCATGACCGGCCGGCAACCCCACGAGCGCACCGCCGAGGATGCGCCGCCGGCGGGCAGCGTGCTGGCGCTGGATCGCGTGAGCCTCGACGTGCGCGACGGCGAGAGCATGGTCATCCTCGGCCCATCGGGCTGCGGCAAATCCACCCTGCTGCGCGTGATCGCCGGCCTGGAGAGCTACGACGGCGAGGTGTTCTACGGCGACCAAAACATGCGCGATGTGCCGCCGAAAGATCGCGGTATCGGCATCGTCTTCCAGAACTACGCGCTCTACCCACAATTCGAGAGCAAGGGCAATCTGGCCTTCTTCTTCAAGATGCACAAGCGCGAGGCGGAGATTGACGAGCGCGTGCGCCAAACGGCGCAGATCATGGGGCTGGGCTTCGAGGCACTGCTGGGGCGCATGCCGAGCACGCTCTCCGGCGGACAAAAGCAGCGCGTGGCCATCGCGCGCGCCATCTGCCGCAACCCCAAGCTGTTGTTGTTCGACGAGCCGCTGTCCAACCTGGACGCGCAACTGCGATCGTCCACGCGCATCGAGATCCGCCGGCTGATCAACCGCTTCGCCATCACCACGCTCTACGTCACGCACGACCAGACCGAGGCGACGATCATGGGCGATCGGCTGGCGATCATGGATCGCGGACGAGTGCTGCAAGTCGGCACGTATCGCGACGTGTATGCCCGACCGGCCAGCGCCTTCGTGGCCGGCTTTCTCGGCATCCCACCGATGAACCTGCTCGACGGCGTGGTGGAGGGCGGCCAGGTAATCGCACTGGGGACGCGCTTAACGCTGCCGCCGCGCGTGCTGAGCTTCGTCGTGCGCAGCCAGCCGATCCTCGTCGGCATCCGGCCGGAGGATATCCTGATCGAGGCCGACGACGCATCGGCGACCGGCGAGCGCAGCAACGCGGTGCGCCTCGCCTTTGAATTCGTCGAGCGCCTGCCCTCCGATCGCGCGCAGTTGCTGCATGCGACCGTGAACGGCGCACGCCTGATCGTCCGCGCGCCGTTGGAGCACGACATTCCCCTGCACAGGCCGGTCAGGTTAGTCTTGCCGCCGGATCGCCTGCACTTCTTTCACGCCCAGACCGGCATGCGCATCTAGCGACATCAGCAGCCGGACGACACGCGCCCGGTCTCCGGATCCACGCCGCCTCACGTCGAGCTGGCGATGATCCACAGCTCCAGCTCGTCGTCGAAGGGCGTATGCGCGTCATCGGCCTGCGCTTCGGGGCGTGCCGGCTGCTCGCCCGGCTCGCCGGCGGATGGTCGTTCGTGTTGCTGTGCCATGAGCGTCACTCTCTCTGCGCTAACGACTCTACCGAGTAAGCCGCCAAGAGTTCCGGTCGTGGCGGCGTCAGACTACCAAAACGGCGTTACGGCATTGCGCTGCCAGTAGCGCGGGTCACGGGTGTCGTGCACCGGTTCAGACTCCAAGGGTCTGGCGAATTGCTGTTGCGTTGCGCGACGGAAAGACCCCTGGGGTCTCGATCCCGCCGCCCCAAACGGATCGTGCTGCTCGATTCGCGCGCGCGGGGCGGGCCCTTTGTCGCGGAACAGCGCCGATGTTGGCACGCCGAAGCGATCGGCGCGGAACAGCGAAATATCCCAGCGCGAATAGCCCAGATCGGCCAGCTCGGCCATGATCTCGCCGATGACGCTGGCGAATTTGTAGCCGTGTCCCGAACAGGGAGAGGCATATGAAATCTGCGGAAATTGGGGATGCTGGTCAATGATGAAATGGCCGTCGGGCGTGTTGGTGAACATGCACGCGGCCAGCGTCATGGTTGGGCCGGCGGCATCAGGGAAGTAACGGCTGGCGAAATCGCGCAACATGGCCTCGTCGTCGGGCCGCGGCTCGCCATCATCGCCGTGGATCAGCCGGTCGGGGTCGCCACGCTCTTCGAAGTGGTGATACTTGCCGAACTTGAAGCCGGGCACGCCGTGGATCGGAAAGCCGTAGAAGCGGCCCTCCGGCACGAGGCAGTTGAACACCGGAAAGTTGCTCGGTTGGAACAGCTCCGGCCGGCGCGGCTGTAGCCAGGCGAGCACTTGCCGCTCCGGCACGGCCAGCCCGCGCAGGAACGGCATCAGTTGCGCGTCCCACGCGCCGGCGGTGACGACGAGCGAATCGGCGAAGTACTCGTCGCGGTCGGTGCGCACGCGCACGCCGCCGGTCGCCGTCGGTTCGAAGCCGAGCACTTTCTCGCGCCCGTGAATCTCCGCGCCCAGCGCCATGGCCGCGTTGGCGTAGGCCACGATGCAGCGCTCCGGGGTGAGGAAGCCGCCCTGCGGCTGATATAGCGCCAGGATGTCGTGCGGGAAGCGATAGCCGGGGAAGCGCTGCGCCAGCTCGACGCCGGTCAACACTTCGTGCGGCAGGTCGTATTGCATAGCGCTCTGCAGCGCGCCTTTGAACACCCAGCTGTCGGCCGGGCCGGCGTCGATGCTGCCGGTGATGTGCAACAGCTTTTCGCCGGCGGTCTTCTCGATCTCGTGCCACAGCTCGTAACTGCGCTTGAGCAGCATGACGTACGACGGGTGCTCGTAGTAGGCCAGGCGGATGATGCGGGTGTAGCCGTGCGAGCTGCCGCGCGTGTGCGGGATGTCGAACTGCTCCAGCCCGAGCACGCGCTTGCCGCGCCGCGCCAGGTAGTAGCACGTCGCGCTGCCCATGCCGCCCACGCCGGCGACGATGGTGTGGAAGTGGTTAGGTAGTGTCATGGGTGTCGTTGGTGTCAGTGGTGTCGGGGGTGTCAATGGTGTCAATGGTGTCAGGGGTGTCTATGGTGGCGTAGGTGGCTGGGGATTCGGCGATGCGTTTGGTGTTCATGTTGAGCGAACGGCGAAGATTGTGAATGATGGATTTCGTTCGACCGGCCATATTGTAATGATGCCGGAAGGTCGATTCGTCAATCAGGCCGTCGTCCAGCGCCGTGTAGAGCAGCGACTGGACTTCGACGACGGAGCGCCGGGCGATGGTGAGGAAGCGGCCGAATTCGGCCCGCGATTCGTTGTCGAATCCCTCGGCGATGTTGGTCATGGCCGAGGCAGACGCGCGCCGCAGTTGATCGCACAGCGCATAGTCCTTGGCGAGAGCGCCTTGGCGACACAGCGCCCGAATCGCCTGCGATAGCTTTCTGGCTTCCTGCCAAGCCACCAGATCCTCGAATCGCTTGATCACACCCATCAAGCACCTCCGACGCTAATGACACCAACAACACTATCCTACTATCTCCTCAAACCTCGCATCCTCCCGAATCCACTCGAAGTCCGGGTCTTGCCGCGCCCAGTCACGGTCGCAGGCGGGATCGGCTGCCGCCAGGCGCAGGTGATCGAAGGCGGCGTCGGCGTCCCCGCACACCGATTCCAGGCAGACCAGGTTGTAGTGGTCGTCCGGCGGGATGCGCGCCCGCGCCTGTGCGGCGAAGCGCGCGCTGGCTGCTGCGTCCCCCAGATGCCGATGCATGGACGCCAGGGCGAGTAACACGTTGAAGTTCTCCGGGTCGAGCTTCAGTCGCTGCCCGGCCAGCGCCAGCGCCTCGGGCAAATCAACGAATCCAAACCCACGCTGGAGATCGCGCCGATGCACGGCCTGCACGCGCGTGAGGTGCTCTTGCAGCGGCGCAACCAGCGCGGCCGGCAGCATGGTGACGCGATCCTGATCGCCTTTGGCGTCGCGCACGATGATCTGCCTGCGCTGGAAGTCGATGTCTTGCACGCGCAGGCCGACGCACTCGTTCAGCCGCAAGCCACAGCCATAGAGCAGTTTGGCCATGAGGGCGAATTCGCTGTGCAGGCAAGCGATGACGCGCAGGGCTTCGTCACGGGTGAGCACGGTGGGCAGACGGGCCGGCTTCTGCGCCCACACGCCGTCCTCGATGGTGAGGTCGAGCGGGCGCTGAAGGACGTGGCGATACAAAAACAACACCGCGCTGAGGGCCTGGTTCTGGATTGACGCGGCGACGTCGCGTTCCTTGGCCAGGTGGGTGAGCCAAGCGATCACCTCGGGCTCGCCCATGTCTTTGGGGTGGCGTTTGTGGTGAAAGAGGATGAAGCGGGTGACCCACTGGACTTAGGACTTCTCGGTGCTGTAGGCATAATGGAGGCGGCGTGTGGCGTTGCGGAGCTGATCGAGCAGGCGAGAGGGCTTGGAAGATGTGGCGCGTCTTGTTTTGTCTCCGCAGGGTTTCCCATGGTGCCCGACTGTCAGTAGTGTTAGTGTTGCGCACATTTGCAAGATAAGCCGC
The window above is part of the Candidatus Roseilinea sp. genome. Proteins encoded here:
- a CDS encoding oxidoreductase is translated as MNHRLGIGVLGLHEGRTMLVALTHPVPRDPATDPRDIGRLRTTHVRAVAGCDLNEEKIASTRAICPNLFYTTRYEEMLARSDVDIVCIYTPDHLHGQHVVQAFEAGKHVICTKPLVNSLDDAKRVLEAGRRTGRKLMVGQSTRFFEPFQRQRRAFERREIGSLELVDAHYVHRMDWFYEKSPWAATTTDWAFLCLSHPVDLVRWYLGRIIEVHAFGYRSSLAQKYGAGFDIYAANLRSSDGRIGRAMGHYGLHDLPSARNAIELMLYGSEGTSLAQYHDMRYIHTSPDGDIVEDPLYGKRAYYFNNEVHGMHYGEFANYAEYFAEALLENRPYSPDLEEGIETICVLEAIRRSAHSGRPVQLAPLMAEVGLQV
- the udp gene encoding uridine phosphorylase, with the protein product MTSSEALYHIGFGRGDLGAQPPTLAFLSGDPDRARAIAERYLTGVKKLSENRGLNSYLGALPNGQPVLSATSGMGAPSLSIVVNELVQVGVRVIIRIGTCGSIQPHVKPGSIVITSAALCRQGAANDIAPIEYPAAADPFLTVALAEAARELGVEHHVGITASVDTFYEGQERTGSANPHLLRALRGVTEEYRRLNVLNYEMESGTLFKMGGVYGFAAGCVCGVIAQRSEDERVVLEAKAIAVENAIRVAVEAARRLELIS
- a CDS encoding ABC transporter ATP-binding protein — protein: MASIHVVNVSKRFGEALAPSLREEQRQARMTGRQPHERTAEDAPPAGSVLALDRVSLDVRDGESMVILGPSGCGKSTLLRVIAGLESYDGEVFYGDQNMRDVPPKDRGIGIVFQNYALYPQFESKGNLAFFFKMHKREAEIDERVRQTAQIMGLGFEALLGRMPSTLSGGQKQRVAIARAICRNPKLLLFDEPLSNLDAQLRSSTRIEIRRLINRFAITTLYVTHDQTEATIMGDRLAIMDRGRVLQVGTYRDVYARPASAFVAGFLGIPPMNLLDGVVEGGQVIALGTRLTLPPRVLSFVVRSQPILVGIRPEDILIEADDASATGERSNAVRLAFEFVERLPSDRAQLLHATVNGARLIVRAPLEHDIPLHRPVRLVLPPDRLHFFHAQTGMRI
- the solA gene encoding N-methyltryptophan oxidase, coding for MTLPNHFHTIVAGVGGMGSATCYYLARRGKRVLGLEQFDIPHTRGSSHGYTRIIRLAYYEHPSYVMLLKRSYELWHEIEKTAGEKLLHITGSIDAGPADSWVFKGALQSAMQYDLPHEVLTGVELAQRFPGYRFPHDILALYQPQGGFLTPERCIVAYANAAMALGAEIHGREKVLGFEPTATGGVRVRTDRDEYFADSLVVTAGAWDAQLMPFLRGLAVPERQVLAWLQPRRPELFQPSNFPVFNCLVPEGRFYGFPIHGVPGFKFGKYHHFEERGDPDRLIHGDDGEPRPDDEAMLRDFASRYFPDAAGPTMTLAACMFTNTPDGHFIIDQHPQFPQISYASPCSGHGYKFASVIGEIMAELADLGYSRWDISLFRADRFGVPTSALFRDKGPAPRARIEQHDPFGAAGSRPQGSFRRATQQQFARPLESEPVHDTRDPRYWQRNAVTPFW
- a CDS encoding hypothetical protein (possible pseudo, internal stop codon), coding for MGEPEVIAWLTHLAKERDVAASIQNQALSAVLFLYRHVLQRPLDLTIEDGVWAQKPARLPTVLTRDEALRVIACLHSEFALMAKLLYGCGLRLNECVGLRVQDIDFQRRQIIVRDAKGDQDRVTMLPAALVAPLQEHLTRVQAVHRRDLQRGFGFVDLPEALALAGQRLKLDPENFNVLLALASMHRHLGDAAASARFAAQARARIPPDDHYNLVCLESVCGDADAAFDHLRLAAADPACDRDWARQDPDFEWIREDARFEEIVG